One genomic window of Camelina sativa cultivar DH55 chromosome 5, Cs, whole genome shotgun sequence includes the following:
- the LOC104788637 gene encoding uncharacterized protein LOC104788637 has protein sequence MKQRGKEDDDKRGFCRWFFRFVVVKLMASHKEGSSVTKKLIKNESKSDITIYFKQREDSEDNANPININTSGSEKERVIMLVNGNNGSKKSISSEPSIRRSHNGADKSQPKPLLNDINRKSHAFIESRLEKMRKGL, from the coding sequence atgaagcagagaggaaaagaagacgATGACAAGAGAGGCTTTTGTCGCTGGTTTTTCAGGTTTGTAGTCGTTAAACTCATGGCGAGTCACAAGGAAGGCAGCTCTGTGACAAAGAAACTGATCAAGAACGAATCAAAATCTGATATCACTATTTATTTCAAGCAACGAGAAGACTCGGAGGACAACGCTAATCCCATCAATATTAATACCTCAGGCTCCGAGAAAGAGAGGGTGATCATGCTTGTTAATGGTAACAACGGCTCAAAGAAGAGCATATCGAGTGAGCCAAGCATTAGGCGATCTCATAATGGAGCTGATAAATCACAGCCGAAGCCGCTTTTGAATGATATAAATAGGAAATCACATGCTTTCATTGAGAGTAGGCTCGAGAAGATGCGAAAGGGCTTATAG